DNA sequence from the Pseudoduganella plicata genome:
CGAGGCCCGCCTCGGCGATCAGCTTGTCGATCAACCCCGGCGTCAGGCCGGGACGGGCGGCGTCGTGCACCAGCACACGGTCGCCAGCGGCGGCATCGATGGCGCGCAGGCCGTTGCGGATCGACTCCATGCGGGTGGCGCCGCCGCGGCGCAGCACCGTCACCCGCTGCCCGCAGTCGGCAACGACGTCGTCGATGTAGCCGTCGCTGGCGCTGACGACAACGTAGATGTGGTGGATCGCCTCGCTGTCGAGGAACGCCTGCAGCGTGTGGCGCAGCATGGGCCTGCCCGCCAGCGGCAGGTATTGTTTCGGGCCGGCGGCGGCCATGCGCGCGCCGACGCCCGCGGCGGGGATCAGCGCCAGGTAGCGCGGTGCTTCAGTCATCTCATTGCTCTTGTTCTTACCAGTATTCGTTGAATCTCGCCGCCGCAGACCTTGCCCAGGCGCGCATACTCGGCCGGCGAATCGATCTGCGCCTGCACCGCTTCCACCTTCGCCATCTCGGCCTTGATGTAGGGCAGCCAGCCGCTGTCGATCTCGAACGCCAGCGCGGAACGCGCCGTGCCGGCGGGCGCGTACAAGGGTTTACCCTCGAAGCGCTTCGCCAGCGCGGCGCCGACCGTGCGCTCGACCTTCGGCAGGTGGGCCATGTACGCTTCCATATGCCGCATCTCGTGCGCCAGGATCTCCTTGTAGCCGCACGTTCCCACGGGGAACTCGCTGCCCACGTAGATTTTCACGGGCACGTACGTCAGCTGCACGGAGATCTGCGGCGCCACGCACTCGTAACCGCTGGCCGGGTCCTGCAGCATGGGGCCGGCCAGGCCGATCTGCACGCGCGATTCCGTGCGCGTCAGTCCCAGCACGAACTGGTTGCGCGTGGCGACGCCCTTCATCGCCGTCAGCATCTTGTATGACAGCGTGGTATTGATCGTGTAGCCGTTCTGCTTGGCCGACAGCACGGAAACCGTCTTGCTGATCGAATCCTCGCAGCGGATCTGGAACGGCGTACGCGCCGGAGCGGCAGCAGCGGCAGCGCCGCACGCTGCCAATGCCAACGCCAGCGCGAGCCGCCGCCCGTTCATGTCAGTCCAGCTTCCAGTCGTTCGAGCGCAGCTTGTCGAGCCAGAACGTGCCGATAATCGTCTTGACGTCCGTGATCTTGCCGGTGCGGACCCATTCCAGCATCTCGTCCAGCGTGGCCGTGAAGCATTCGACGAATTCGCCGGCATCGAGCTGCGCTTCGCCCGCCGTGAGACCCCTGGCGAGGTACAGTTCCAGATGCTCGTCCGAATAAGCGATGGCGTTGTGGATCGTCGTCAGGAAGTGCCACTCGCGCGCCGTGTAGCCCGTTTCCTCCACCAGCTCGCGCTTGGCGCATGCCAGGTAGTCCTCGCCCGGATCGATTTTACCGGCCGGGAATTCGATGAAGACCTGGTCGTTCGGGTAGCGGAACTGGCGTTCCAGCAGGATGCGTCCGTCGTCCAGCACGGGCAGGATCGCCACGGCGCCGGAATGGCGGATGTATTCGCGGTGGGTGATGCTGCCGTCGGGCAGCGTGACACGGTCCTTGTGGACCTTCAGGAAGCCGCCATCGTAGGCCAGGCTGCCGTCCACTTTCGTTTCCTTCAGATGCGCATCGCTCATGCACGCTCCAGTCAAAAAACGCCAGTGTAGCAGTGTGGCGAAATTGTTGTCCCCCAAATAAAAAACCCGGCAGGGCCGGGTTTCCTTTTGAAAGCTCAGTGCCGCTTGCGCAGATAGCGCACGACGAAGCCGGGGAAGCCAAGGACGAGGAACAGGCAGGCGGAGATGGCGTAGAACTCCCACGTTTGCGGGAAGACGGTGCCGATGCGCCCTTCGAGAGCGCGGCCGATGAACCCGACGATAAAGAACAGCACCACGAGTTCACCGAGACGCACCAGGAAAGGCTTGTGCCCTGCCCCTTGAAGGGGACCAGGGCAAACACCTTGTCATTGAAGAACGGCAGGTTGGCGCCGACGAATGCCAGCAGGATCACCAACCATGCCGCCGCGCCGACATCCATCAATCAGGACGCCAGCGTCTTGCTCATTGCGTGCAGGCACGCGTCCAGCAGCGGGCCCGGCACGACACCCAGCACCAGGACCAGCAGCGCGTTCAGTCCGAGGACGATGTTCTTGTCCGTGGCGACCTTGATCGGCGCCGTGTCGACCGGCTCGTCGAACCACATCGTCTTGACGACGCGCAGGTAGTAGAACGCGGCCACCAGCGACGCCATGACGGCGAAGATCGTGAGCCACAGCTGGCCCGTGTGCAGCACGGTCTGCAGCACCGCCAGCTTGGCGGCGAAGCCCATCATCGGCGGCACGCCGGCCAGCGAGAACATCAGCAGGGTCATGACGAGCGCGAACCATGGCGAACGCTTCGACAGGCCGCGGAAGTCGGACAGTTCCTCCGCTTCGTGACCGGAACGGGCCAGCACCATGATCAGGCCGAACGTACCCAGCGTGGTCAGCACGTACGTGATCGAGTAGTACATCGCGGCGCTGTACGCCGGCGCGGCATTGGCCGTGTCCGGAAGGATCTTGCCGTCCGCCTGCTCGACGCCCGTGACGCCGGCCATCATGGCCAGCGCGACGAAGCCGATCTGCGCGATCGTCGAATAGGCCAGCATCCGCTTCAGGTTCGTCTGCGCGATGGCCGTCAGGTTACCGATGGCCAGCGACAGCACGGCCAGGACCATCATCATCTGCTGCCAGTCGAATGCCATGGGCAGCAGGCCTTCCACCAGCAGGCGGATGCAGATCGCGAACGTGGCCAGTTTCGGCGCGGCGCCCAGCAGCAGCGTGACGCCGGTTGGCGAGCCCTGGTAGACGTCCGGTACCCACATATGGAACGGCACGGCGCCCAGCTTGAAGCCCAGGCCGGCGACAAGGAACACGAGGCCGAACACCAGGATGGTCGGGGTGACCGTACCGCTGGAGACTTTCTGCGCCAGGGTCGACAGGTCCAGCGTGCCGGTCGCGCCATACAGCATCGACATGCCATACAGCAGGAAGCCGGACGCCAGCGCGCCCAGCACGAAGTACTTCATCGCCGCTTCGGTGGAGATCGGGTGATCGCGACGCAGCGCCACCAGGGCGTACGTTGCCAGCGACATCAGCTCCAGGCCCAGGTAGATGGACAGGAAGTTGTTCGCCGAGATCATGACCATCTGGCCCAGCATCGAGAACAGGGCCAGCACGTAGAACTCGCCGCCCAGCGAGCCGCCCAGCATGCCGCGGTCATGGGTGTACTGGCGCGAGTAGACGAACGTCACACCCACGGTCAGGTAGGTGAACAGCTTGAGCAGGTTGCCCATCGGGTCGGACACGACCATGTTGTAGAACGAGTACGTCGTCGTGCCGGCATTGAAGTCGACAAACGTGAAGTACGCGCAGCCCACCAGTGCGAACAGCGACAGCGCATACGTGATGCCCCGCTTCGCCTCCGACAGGAACATGTCGATCAGCAGGATCGCCGAGGTGGCGACCACCAGGAAGATCTCTGCGTAGATCGGGATCAGGTTTGAGTTATTCATGAAACTTCGGTCCTATCTCAATCAGTGTGCAATCAGTGGTGCGACTGCCAGCTTGCTCTGCGCCGCATGCTTGAGCAGGTCGGCCACGGAGGTCTGCATCGTGTCGGTGAACGGCGCCGGATACAGGCCCATGGCCAGCACCGCGATCGCCAGGACACCCAGCATGAAGAACTCGCGGCCGTTGATGTCCGTCAGTTCGGCCACGTGGTGGTTGGCCACCTTGCCGAAGATGACGCGCTTGGCCATCCACAGCGAGTAGGCGGCGCCAAGGATCAGTGCCGTCGCGGCCAGGATGCCCGTCACGAAGTTGAACTGCACGGCGCCCAGGATGACCATGAATTCGCCCACGAAGCCGGAGGTGGCCGGCAGGCCGCAGTTGGCCATCGAGAACAGGATGAAGAACGCTGCGAAGCGCGGCATCTTGTTCACTACTCCGCCGTAGTCGGCGATCTGGCGCGAGTGGGCGCGGTCATACAGCACGCCGATGCACAGGAACATGGCGCCCGACACGAAGCCGTGCGAGATCATCTGCATGATGGCACCCTGCGTGCCCATGTCGTTGAACATGAAGAAGCCCAGCGTGACGAAGCCCATGTGGGCGATCGACGAGTACGCGACCAGTTTCTTCATGTCCTTCTGGACCATGGCGACCAGGCCGACGTAAATCACGGCGATCAAGGACAGCACGATGACGACAGGCGCCAGGTAGTGCGACGCGTCCGGCACGATCGGGATCGAAAAACGCAGGAAACCGTAGGCGCCCAGCTTCAGCATGATCGCGGCCAGCACGGCGGAACCGCCCGTTGGCGCTTCCACGTGGACGTCCGGCAGCCACGTGTGGACCGGGAACATCGGCACCTTGACGGCGAACGCCATGAAGAATGCGACGAAGATGGCGATCTGCTCCGGCATCGACAACGCCAGCTGATGCCATGCCAGGATGTCCCAGCTGCCCGACTTGTTGTACAGGTAGATCACCGCCACCAGGGTCAGCAGCGAGCCGAAGAAGGTGTACAGGAAGAACTTGAACGCCGCGTAGACGCGGTTGGCACCGCCCCAGACGCCGATGATGATGTACATCGGGATCAGCGTCGCTTCGAAGAAGAAGTAGAACAGCAGGCCGTCCATCGCCGTGAACACGCCGATCATCAGGCCGGACAGGATCAGGAACGCGCCCATGTACTGGGCCACGCGGTCCTGGATCACTTCCCAGGCGGAGATCACGACGATGATCGTGATGAACGCGGTCAGCGGCACGAACCACAGCGACAGGCCGTCGATGGCCAGCGAGTAGAAGATGTTGAAGCGCTCGATCCACGCCGCTTTTTCAACGAACTGCATGCCATGGGCTGCGTTGTCGAACTGCGTAAACAGCGGGATCGTCGGCAGCAGCGACACGATGGAACCGATCAGGGCAAGCACGCGCACCAGGCCGGCGCGCGAGTCCCGGCCGATGGCCAGGATGACGAGGCCGAACAGTACCGGCAACCAGATCGACAGGCTAAGGTAAGGAATTTGTGACTGCATCTTTTATCTCTTTTGCGTGTCGGTGTTAAGCGTGCCAGAACGGCAGGAAATACACCAGGAAGCCCAGGATGCCGATGATCATGACGAACGCGTAGTGGTAGATGTAGCCGGTCTGGCCCAGGCGCGCCAGCTGCGCAATCCAGCCCACCACTTTCGCACTGCCGTTGACCAGCAGACCGTCGATGATCGCACGGTCGCCGACTCGCCACAGCCCTTCGCCCAGCACGCGCGCGCCCTTGGCGAACACGGCCTGGTTGAACGCATCCATGTAGTACTTGTTGTCCAGCAGCGTGTGCAGGAACTTGAACTTGCTGTAGAACCATGCCGGTACGCGCGGATTGATCATGTAGCAGTAGTACGCCGCCACGACACCGGCCAGGGCCAGCCAGAACGGTGCCGTCATCAGGCCGTGGATCGCCATGGCCAGCGGGCCGTGGAATTCCTCGTTCAGCTCGTGCATCGCCGGGTGGTTCTGGCCGACGAAGATGACGTTGTCGAAGAACGAACCGTGCAGCATCGGGCCGATGGCCAGGAAGCCGATGATCACCGAAGGAATCGCCAGCATCACCAGCGGGAACCAGACGACGAACGGCGACTCGTGCGGTTTCTCGCCCGGTGCCAGGCCGTGGTGGCCGTGGTCATCGTCTTCCTCTTCGTGATGCGCATCCGAATCGTGCAGCGCATGCGGGTCGCCATGGGCAGCCTTGGCGACGGCATGGTCGTCGTGATGATCGTGACCGTGCGCGTGGGCCTGGCCGAAGCGCTCCTTGCCGTGGAAGACGAGGAAGTACATGCGGAACGAGTAGAACGCCGTGACGAACACGCCGGCCAGCACCGCGAAGTTGGCGAAGCCGGCACCCGGGATATGGGTGGCGTGCACCGCCTCGATGATCGAGTCCTTCGAGTAGAAGCCGGAGAACAGCGGCGTGCCGATCAGGGCCAGGGAGCCCAGCAGCGACGTGATCCACGTGATCGGCATGTACTTGCGCAGGCCACCCATGTTGCGGATGTCCTGGTCGTGGTGCATGCCGATGATGACGGAGCCGGCGCCGAGGAACAGCAGCGCCTTGAAGAACGCGTGCGTCATCAGGTGGAACACGGCGACCGAGTAGGCCGACGCGCCCAGCGCGACGGTCATGTAGCCCAGCTGCGACAGCGTGGAGTACGCGACGACGCGCTTGATGTCGTTCTGGATGATGCCCAGGAAGCCCATGAACAGCGCGGTGATCGAGCCGATGACCAGCACGAACGACAGCGCCACGTCCGACAGCTCGAACAGCGGCGACATGCGCGACACCATGAAGATGCCGGCGGTAACCATCGTCGCCGCGTGGATCAGTGCGGAGATCGGGGTCGGGCCTTCCATCGAGTCAGGCAGCCAGACGTGCAGGGGGAACTGGGCCGACTTGCCCATTGCGCCGATGAACAGGCAGATGCAGGCCACGGTGATGACCATCCAGTCGGTGCCCGGCAAGGTCGCCGTCGTCAGCAGTTCCTTCTTCTGGAACACGGCCTGGTAGTCCATCGAGCCCGTGTAGGCCAGGATCAGGCCAATACCGAGGATGAAACCGAAGTCGCCCACGCGGTTGACGAGGAACGCCTTCATGTTGGCGAAGATCGCCGTCGGACGCTTGTACCAGAAGCCGATCAGCAGATACGAGACGAGGCCCACCGCTTCCCAGCCGAAGAACAGCTGCAGGAAGTTATTGGACATCACCAGCATCAGCATCGAGAAGGTGAACAGCGAAATATACGAGAAGAAGCGGTTGTAACCTTCGTCTTCAGCCATATATCCGATGGTGTAGATGTGCACCATCAGCGACACGAACGTGACGACGCACATCATCATCGCCGTCAGCGAGTCGATCTGGAAGCCGACCACGAGGTCGACGCCGGCGACCGTCATCCAGCGGTAGACCGTGCCGTTGAAGGTTGCCCCGTCCATCACCTGCAACAGGGTCTGGAAGGAGAGCAGGAAGGCGATCAGTACGCCCAGGATGGTCGCGACCGTCGATACCTTGCGGCCGGCCACGTTACCGAAGAACTTCGTGCCCAGCAGGCCCGCGATGGCGGAACCCGCCAGCGGCGCCAGCGGAACGGCAAGAAGAAGGTTAGGGTTAAGCCCCGTCATGATGAACCTTGTCTGTTTATTATTCGAGGGTTAATAACTAGCCTTTGAGGCTGTCCAGGTCTTCGACGTTGATGGTGTCCAGGTTACGGAACATCACCACCAGGATCGCCAGGCCGATTGCCGATTCGGCAGCCGCGACGGTCAGGATGAAGAAGACGAAGATCTGCCCGGCCGCATCGCCCAGATAATGGGAAAACGCGATGAAGTTCATGTTCACTGCCAGCAGCATCAGTTCGATGGCCATCAGCAGCACGATGACGTTCTTGCGGTTCAGGAAAATCCCCACGATCGAGATCGCGAACAGGATCGCGCCCAGGACCAGGTAGTGTGCCAGCGACAGGGTCATGGTGCCTCCTTGGTAGCTTCAGTCGCCGCGACGTGCTTGACGGCGTCCATCTTGACGATCTTCAGGCGGTCGTTGCGCTTGACGCGCACGGCCTCGCCCGGATCGAAGAACTTGATGTCCTTGCGCTTGCGCAGCGTCAGCGCGACCGCGGCAACGATGGCCAGCAGCAGGATGACGGCGGCGATTTCAAACGCATAGATGTACTGGGTGTAAATCAGTTTGCCCAGTTCCTTCGTGTTGCCGATGGTGCCTGCCGCGGCCGGAGCCTGCGGACCGGCCACGCCGTAGACGCGCCACAGCACGGAAGCCATCTCCAGCACGATGATGCCGCCTACAACGGAAGCGACGGGCAGGTAATTCCAGAACCCTTCGCGCAGGCGCGTGTTGTCGATGTCGATCATCATGACGACGAACAGGAACAGCACCATCACGGCACCCACGTACACCAGCACGAGGACGATCGCCAGGAACTCGGCTTTGAGCAGCATCCAGATGCCGCCCGCCTGGAAGAACGCCAGCACCAGGAACAGTGCCGCCGTGACGGGGTTGCGCGCCGTGATGACGCGCGCCGCGGCCACGACCATGATGGTCGCGAACACGTAGAACAATACGGTTATGAAGTCCATAAACTAATCCTGATCAGTATTGGTGGCGATCAGCGGTACGCCGCGTCCGCCGCACGGGCGGCGGCAATGTCCGCTTCGTAGCGGTCGCCGACGGCCAGCAGCATCTCTTTGGTGTAGTACAGATCGCCGCGCTTCTCGCCGTGGTATTCCAGCACGTGGGTTTCCACGATCGAGTCGACGGGGCAGGATTCCTCGCAGAAGCCGCAGAAGATGCACTTGGTCAGGTCGATGTCGTAACGCGTCGTGCGGCGGGTGCCGTCGTCGCGCTGCTCCGATTCGATCGTGATGGCCATTGCCGGGCACACCGCTTCGCACAGCTTGCAGGCGATGCAGCGTTCTTCACCGTTCGGGTAGCGGCGCAGCGCGTGCAGGCCGCGGAAGCGCGGCGACATCGGCGTCTTCTCTTCCGGGTACTGCACGGTGATCTTGCGGGAGAACATGTACTTCCCCGTCAGCGCCATGCCCTTGATCAGTTCGGACAGCAGCAGGCTGCCGAAAAAGTCTTTTACTCGTTCCATTTTGCGCTTCCCTTACTTCCAAATATTCCAGGACGTCTGCATCCAGCAGGCCACCAGCACCAGCCAGAACAGGGTCAGCGGAATGAATACCTTCCAGCCCAGACGCATGATCTGGTCGTAACGGTAACGCGGGAAGGTACCACGCACCCAGATGAACACCGAGACCAGCAGGAACGTCTTCAGGAACAACCAGAAGAAGCCGCCGAATCCGCCCCAGAATTCCAGGAACTTGAACGGGGCCTGCCAGCCGCCCAGGAACATGATCGAAGCCAGCGCGCCGATCAGGATGAGGTTGGCGTATTCGGCCAGCATGAACATCGCGTACGACATGCCCGAATATTCGACCATGTGGCCGGCCACGATTTCCGACTCGCCCTCGACCACGTCGAACGGGTGACGGTTGCTTTCGGCCAGGCCGCAGGTCAGGTAGACCACGAACAGCGGCAGCAGCGGCAGCCAGTTCCAGGACAGGAACGTCAGGCCCATGTCGGCGAACTGGCCGCGGCCCTGGCCGTTGACGATGTCGATGAAGTTCAGCGAACCGGACACCATCAGCACGACGACCAGCGCGAAGCCCATCGGGATTTCGTACGAGATCATCTGGGCCGACGCACGCATCGCGCCCATGAACGAGTACTTCGAGTTGGACGACCAGCCGGCGATGATGATGCCGTAGACTTCCATCGACGTGATCGCCAGCAGCAGCAGCAGGCCCGCGTTGACGTTGGCCAGCACGGCTTCCGGACCGAACGGCACGACCGACCAGGCCGCCAGCGCCGGCATGATCGTCATGATCGGGCCGATCACGAACAGGCCGCGCACGGCCTTGGTCGGGATGACGATTTCCTTGAACAGCAGTTTCAGGGCATCGGCGATCGGCTGCAGCAGACCCATCGGACCCACGCGGTTCGGGCCGATACGGATCTGGATCCAGCCGATCAGCTTGCGTTCCCACAGCGTGGCGTAGGCAACCATGCCCATCAGCGGCAGCAGCACGCACAGCAGCTTGATCATCGTCCAGGCGAATGGCCAGACGGGACCCAGCAGCTCGGCGCCGCTGGTGTTGATGGTGTTGACGAATTCCAGCGCCATTATTTGGCCTCCCCTGCTTTAGCGACCGAGATGGGGCCGAACATGTCGCCCAACGTGGCCGTCGACACGTGCGCCGCCGGCACGCGCACGACGTTGGCCGGCAGCGACGGATCGATGCGGGCGGCCAGGATCGCCGAACCGGCGCCTTGCAGCACCTGCACCATGTCGTCGTTCTTTACGCCGATCTGTTCGGCCAGGGCCTTCGAGATGTGCGCTTTGGGCGGTGCCGCATCGGGCGTGGCCTGCAGCGGCGCCGAACGGCGCGCCAGCGCGTCCGAGAAGTAGATCGGCACGTCGGCGATGCGCTCGAGCTTGTCGCCGGCGCCGAACGAGGCAGCGGTCAAGGCCGCTTTCGTCGTGTTGGACAGCTTGTCCGACACGTCGGCCACGCCCTTGCCCAGCACTTCGTCGCGGATCGATTCCGAGGTTTCGTAGTCGAAGCCCGGCAGGCCGAGGATGTTGCCCAGCACGCGCAGCACCTTCCAGGCCGGACGCGCGTCGCCCAGCGGCTTGACGGTACCGTTGAAGCTCTGCACGCGGCCTTCGCAGTTGACGAAGGTGCCGGACGTTTCGGCGAACGGTGCGATCGGCAGCAGCACGTCGGCGTAATCCGCGCCGTGCTTGAAGGCGGACATGACAACCACCATCTCGGCGCCGTTCAGCGCGGCCACGGCCTGGGCCGGG
Encoded proteins:
- the ispD gene encoding 2-C-methyl-D-erythritol 4-phosphate cytidylyltransferase, yielding MTEAPRYLALIPAAGVGARMAAAGPKQYLPLAGRPMLRHTLQAFLDSEAIHHIYVVVSASDGYIDDVVADCGQRVTVLRRGGATRMESIRNGLRAIDAAAGDRVLVHDAARPGLTPGLIDKLIAEAGLDPAGGLLALRVVDTVKSTRAGKVETTPRDGLWLAQTPQMFPYELLLRALESAPDPEAITDDASAVEMLGLSPRLVEGHPRNLKVTLPVDIGIAEMYLKQDSQ
- a CDS encoding NUDIX domain-containing protein, with the protein product MSDAHLKETKVDGSLAYDGGFLKVHKDRVTLPDGSITHREYIRHSGAVAILPVLDDGRILLERQFRYPNDQVFIEFPAGKIDPGEDYLACAKRELVEETGYTAREWHFLTTIHNAIAYSDEHLELYLARGLTAGEAQLDAGEFVECFTATLDEMLEWVRTGKITDVKTIIGTFWLDKLRSNDWKLD
- the nuoN gene encoding NADH-quinone oxidoreductase subunit NuoN, with amino-acid sequence MNNSNLIPIYAEIFLVVATSAILLIDMFLSEAKRGITYALSLFALVGCAYFTFVDFNAGTTTYSFYNMVVSDPMGNLLKLFTYLTVGVTFVYSRQYTHDRGMLGGSLGGEFYVLALFSMLGQMVMISANNFLSIYLGLELMSLATYALVALRRDHPISTEAAMKYFVLGALASGFLLYGMSMLYGATGTLDLSTLAQKVSSGTVTPTILVFGLVFLVAGLGFKLGAVPFHMWVPDVYQGSPTGVTLLLGAAPKLATFAICIRLLVEGLLPMAFDWQQMMMVLAVLSLAIGNLTAIAQTNLKRMLAYSTIAQIGFVALAMMAGVTGVEQADGKILPDTANAAPAYSAAMYYSITYVLTTLGTFGLIMVLARSGHEAEELSDFRGLSKRSPWFALVMTLLMFSLAGVPPMMGFAAKLAVLQTVLHTGQLWLTIFAVMASLVAAFYYLRVVKTMWFDEPVDTAPIKVATDKNIVLGLNALLVLVLGVVPGPLLDACLHAMSKTLAS
- a CDS encoding NADH-quinone oxidoreductase subunit M, giving the protein MQSQIPYLSLSIWLPVLFGLVILAIGRDSRAGLVRVLALIGSIVSLLPTIPLFTQFDNAAHGMQFVEKAAWIERFNIFYSLAIDGLSLWFVPLTAFITIIVVISAWEVIQDRVAQYMGAFLILSGLMIGVFTAMDGLLFYFFFEATLIPMYIIIGVWGGANRVYAAFKFFLYTFFGSLLTLVAVIYLYNKSGSWDILAWHQLALSMPEQIAIFVAFFMAFAVKVPMFPVHTWLPDVHVEAPTGGSAVLAAIMLKLGAYGFLRFSIPIVPDASHYLAPVVIVLSLIAVIYVGLVAMVQKDMKKLVAYSSIAHMGFVTLGFFMFNDMGTQGAIMQMISHGFVSGAMFLCIGVLYDRAHSRQIADYGGVVNKMPRFAAFFILFSMANCGLPATSGFVGEFMVILGAVQFNFVTGILAATALILGAAYSLWMAKRVIFGKVANHHVAELTDINGREFFMLGVLAIAVLAMGLYPAPFTDTMQTSVADLLKHAAQSKLAVAPLIAH
- the nuoL gene encoding NADH-quinone oxidoreductase subunit L, with protein sequence MTGLNPNLLLAVPLAPLAGSAIAGLLGTKFFGNVAGRKVSTVATILGVLIAFLLSFQTLLQVMDGATFNGTVYRWMTVAGVDLVVGFQIDSLTAMMMCVVTFVSLMVHIYTIGYMAEDEGYNRFFSYISLFTFSMLMLVMSNNFLQLFFGWEAVGLVSYLLIGFWYKRPTAIFANMKAFLVNRVGDFGFILGIGLILAYTGSMDYQAVFQKKELLTTATLPGTDWMVITVACICLFIGAMGKSAQFPLHVWLPDSMEGPTPISALIHAATMVTAGIFMVSRMSPLFELSDVALSFVLVIGSITALFMGFLGIIQNDIKRVVAYSTLSQLGYMTVALGASAYSVAVFHLMTHAFFKALLFLGAGSVIIGMHHDQDIRNMGGLRKYMPITWITSLLGSLALIGTPLFSGFYSKDSIIEAVHATHIPGAGFANFAVLAGVFVTAFYSFRMYFLVFHGKERFGQAHAHGHDHHDDHAVAKAAHGDPHALHDSDAHHEEEDDDHGHHGLAPGEKPHESPFVVWFPLVMLAIPSVIIGFLAIGPMLHGSFFDNVIFVGQNHPAMHELNEEFHGPLAMAIHGLMTAPFWLALAGVVAAYYCYMINPRVPAWFYSKFKFLHTLLDNKYYMDAFNQAVFAKGARVLGEGLWRVGDRAIIDGLLVNGSAKVVGWIAQLARLGQTGYIYHYAFVMIIGILGFLVYFLPFWHA
- the nuoK gene encoding NADH-quinone oxidoreductase subunit NuoK produces the protein MTLSLAHYLVLGAILFAISIVGIFLNRKNVIVLLMAIELMLLAVNMNFIAFSHYLGDAAGQIFVFFILTVAAAESAIGLAILVVMFRNLDTINVEDLDSLKG
- a CDS encoding NADH-quinone oxidoreductase subunit J codes for the protein MDFITVLFYVFATIMVVAAARVITARNPVTAALFLVLAFFQAGGIWMLLKAEFLAIVLVLVYVGAVMVLFLFVVMMIDIDNTRLREGFWNYLPVASVVGGIIVLEMASVLWRVYGVAGPQAPAAAGTIGNTKELGKLIYTQYIYAFEIAAVILLLAIVAAVALTLRKRKDIKFFDPGEAVRVKRNDRLKIVKMDAVKHVAATEATKEAP
- the nuoI gene encoding NADH-quinone oxidoreductase subunit NuoI, with the translated sequence MERVKDFFGSLLLSELIKGMALTGKYMFSRKITVQYPEEKTPMSPRFRGLHALRRYPNGEERCIACKLCEAVCPAMAITIESEQRDDGTRRTTRYDIDLTKCIFCGFCEESCPVDSIVETHVLEYHGEKRGDLYYTKEMLLAVGDRYEADIAAARAADAAYR
- the nuoH gene encoding NADH-quinone oxidoreductase subunit NuoH encodes the protein MALEFVNTINTSGAELLGPVWPFAWTMIKLLCVLLPLMGMVAYATLWERKLIGWIQIRIGPNRVGPMGLLQPIADALKLLFKEIVIPTKAVRGLFVIGPIMTIMPALAAWSVVPFGPEAVLANVNAGLLLLLAITSMEVYGIIIAGWSSNSKYSFMGAMRASAQMISYEIPMGFALVVVLMVSGSLNFIDIVNGQGRGQFADMGLTFLSWNWLPLLPLFVVYLTCGLAESNRHPFDVVEGESEIVAGHMVEYSGMSYAMFMLAEYANLILIGALASIMFLGGWQAPFKFLEFWGGFGGFFWLFLKTFLLVSVFIWVRGTFPRYRYDQIMRLGWKVFIPLTLFWLVLVACWMQTSWNIWK